The genomic window CTCACTTTTGTTGATGCAGCTCCTTTGGGTGCTGCGCCTCATCCGTCCACCTGAAGCGGCGGGGATCGAAACATCCTCCTCTGCACTGCACTGACGGATCCAACACTCAGACTCGGGGGATTCAGAAGGCAGGATGCGACTGCCTTTCTTCAACACTGCCTCATACTTGCCAGGTTTGTGTAGTCCACTTCTGGTCACACCAGCACACAGGACTCCCAGTCTCTCACAGGTGTCCACAGCCTCCTCCAGTCCACCTGTGGCTCCATCCACAGCTGTTCCTACCAGTATGGTTCCATTCACTCTGGTCCAACCCTCACAACGCTCCTCATGCTTAGAGGTGCCTTGTCCCATTGTACCTTCTCCCATTACGGCCAGCTGCTGGATGTTAAACATCAAAGCCTCTAAGTGGTGCCCTGCTTGATCCCTTTCTGATGTAGATGCTGTTGATGCAGGTGTTGGCATGGATGTTGACTTGCTCATCCTCCTCTTTATCAGATCCTCCACCTCCATCAGGAGCTCCTCTGTGTCAGTCACTCCCAGCAGGTCGTACAGCTTGAGCACCAGGGTCTGCGCCTCCTGTGGGCAGCCTGCCACCACCAACACGGGCACTAAAGAGAGACCCAGCAGCTCCTGCGGGAACACGGAGGATAACGGGTCATCCACAGTGCTGGCAGACAGCAGATCCCCACAGCTGACATTTCCTTCAATGTGGAGATGATCTTGAATCTGCCCCTGAAGCTTCGCCCTGAGGACTGATATGACATGTTCAGCAGACTGgactctctcctctttttgtccAACCGCTGACACAGGACCAGGCTTTTCTGCAGATGAGAGACTGAGCTGGAGTCGGGAGCCCCGGAGAGCCTGATCATCCTGTTTGGTCGTCTTCTCTCCAACTTCATGGATGTCAGTTTCTGGAAGCAGAGTCTTCCTCAGTGCCAAAGGAGGTGGCACTCTGCACAGAGCCTGTTCATTCAGCAGGAGCTGGATCACAATCAGCCACTTGAGCTTGGAGAACATCCTTCCACTCTTGTTAGAGCTCTTTTCTAAAACCACTACACTAAACACAGgagaataaagaaaagcaggCCAGCAACATAACAAATTAGTCCTCATTGTACATagtaaaaaaacagtttcttaaacaagattattgtttttttttttaatgtgctgtCATTCAAAACTCAACTCTAATCCTGCAGTCTGTTGTGCTTATCCTGTACTCAGTCACAGAGATTAATGATCCAGTATCCAGCCAGTTTTATGGCTGAATTCCTATCTGGTAAAGTTTTTAGAGTCACAATTAAATCccaatgtaataaaaacaagtttattACATGAATAGGTGTTTTAAAAGTGACCAATTGCCTGCATTTTCAagatttttatactttattaatGGGTAAAAACATTGATCCACactatacaaacaaacaaataatcaatattttaaaatgttttgaagatttctatttttttagcaatgcaaaaaaagaaaaccaaaaaagtAGTGCATCCCAATATGGAACCTTGACAACATTTGTGCATGCCCTCTTTTTCCTGCACTCACTACaactaaaaatagaaatgttgtTCCACCCACAACTTCATAATTTTATTGCATGTTTTAATCCAGTGGCAGCTCTTCACCTACCTTAATGATTAGATGTGGAGTCCGCAGCGTAGCAGTACGACCAATACGGCTTCAGCATGTACTGTAGGATGCTTTTGTTTGTCCTTTTTcccccacttttttttttcttccacaaaACATGCATAGCgatcttctttctctttgcctcCAATGAGAATCTCCTTCTTTACACATGACATCCCACAgccctccctctgtctcatctgtctttcagctctctcttctctttggcCTCATTGCTCAACGGGGAGATCAGGGCTTGAATATTGATTCACGTGGGGAAAGTCCATGTGTACTAAagcagttttgtttgtctgccCTGCTATCCTCTCATCCCCCACACCCCCTCCTCTCACATCtctccgctctctctctctctctctgtctctctcagtctgcatgttttgtttttgacccAAATATTTGAAAGACATCTCCCCTCATGCCGTGAGCAAATTTATCTCTTACAGCCAAGAAGTGAAGTGAGGAACATGAGGGCTATCTGAGGTAAAGATGAAATGGAATCCAAACAAAACTCAATATTGTAATTGGTGTATTCTTGTTACTGACATCCTGTTCACTTTCCTTGTATTCTTCATATCTTAACACACTATTTTACTGTGCAAACTTCATTTAAGATATGACCTCTTTTATACTCTGAAAACCTCATTCACTCATATGATGGAAATTGTTAATACAAGTCCATCTGTTTGGCAATCAGAGCAGCCAGAACAGCCAGACTTTGCCCTGGAGCACATCAGTGTCAGTTTGACCTTGTCGGACTCGCTTTGATGATGAAATTACTTGATTGGAATTTGAACTGTGACCTTTTTTTGCACAATAAATTTGAACTTGAagtaaacaatgtaaacaataaaagaataaaCAGGCCATTAtgtcgtaaaaaaaaaaaaaagaagaaccggaaatgcacatttttatgCTGAATTTCAATCAGGGTGCATGTTTCTTTCAGTGTCTAGTTGTATTTGTGCTGTGACCAGTATTCAGTACAAAAGAACGCTCTCGTTTCACGGAGATTCAAAGAATTTAGGCTTGTTCCCCTCCCACTTCTACTATACCTCCCTCACTTTCACTTCCTCCCTACTCGCTCgctttcttttcctctgttacacacacacacacacacacacacatacacacacagtctgagaGAGTACTCCAAGGCTTTTATTCTCTCCCTTCTTTATAAACTCAGAGGCTCATTGAGGAACAAATTGTCCACAGTTGCCAAAAACAAGCATCAAGGTTTCACCGTGAAAATCTGTGTTTGACTCAATTTTGTCAAACTCTTGAAAGAATAAAGTTTTTTATTCTAGTAATTATTCTTATATCCACAAAGCCTTGTGAACTTTAAAAGTGGCCCTCATTGCACTATAGTTTGAACTTAGTGCGACATACATGGACCATTTTATAATTTCATATGTGAATACAAAGTCTCAGGAGAGCAGGGATCTACAATAAGCATCCTAGACTCTGTTGTTATGATACTTTCTATTAAGTGATTAACATATAATTATCTTGTGTACAGAGCAGGGCTTTAAATCACTCATTAATCATCATCTCTGCCAGGATTTAAAGTCAAAGAAGGTGATCGTCTacagagaaggagaaatatGTGATCAAGGAATCATCTTATTTACAAATCAAAGGACATAGATGGATAGATAATACACTAAAAAAGCTGGAAACATATGTATAAAATCCACAAAATAAATAACGACTTGGTATACTTGGGAGCCCCAGTTTGAAccaaacagaacagatacataCTGCAAGTTTGGGCGTCAAAAGGATTAAAAACATATTGACAAATGCTGACAAACAATACCATAAGCTCATTTCAGCCATTAGACTCTAGATATGAATTGGTACCaaataattttataaatatCTGCAAGTAAGGACCTATCtttcaaaaattaatttaaaaaaaatcccaaaccATTAAAGAAATGTACCCTTTAATCAGCTTTCTGATTAAAAATCATAATGGGGTAATcaaaaacactttcaaaaatatatagaaCTCTCAAGAACAATATGGACACCGATGATAGCATCCAACAAATAGGAGATCAGCTGAATGAAGAAGAATGGAAGCAAATGTGCagagaaattaataaaacaacaaattctaAATATTGGAGGGAATTTGCATTGAAATGATATACAAGATTTTTTATTACTCCAAACGACATTTGAAAATTCAGTGAAATCAGACCGctggagaaaatgtgatgagacacattttctttttctgtctcattttaaaataatttttgcATTCAGTCATAGTGAGTATCATGTGTATTCTcaatatgaaataaacaattaacccaatatattattattctgCAGGAAACAGACCAGTACCTGTATATActtatataaacattttgtgGGTGTACTGAATTATGAATTAATTACaataaaagtatgaaaaaaagGGATCATCTTGCCGtcattgttgtgtgtttttaatgagtttGTATGGATAAGAtactcactctgtgtgtgtgtgtgtgtgtatgtgtgtgtgtgtgtgtgtgtgtgtgtctgttttgctGATTCAACAACACTAGATGGTGATGTGTATCCACAAAGGACACTCTGATACTGACATCATCCTCTGCCAGCTCTGGCAAATCCTGCAGTATTCCTCAGAGAGACTTTGTCCTCCAACTAAAACTCcaccaaaataaaataacactaCAGAGGCAGAAGATTGATCATCTATTAGAGATACATGATCTCACATCATAGCATGACACTGGAGGGCAGCCTGAATATGGAAAGTTCCTCGCAAGTAGATGAGGGAAAAAATGTGGAAGTTAGTCTTAATGGCTcttgacaatgatgatgatgatgatggtggtggtgtgttACTGGACTCCCTCAGAAAGGGATGTTTAGGGTGATTTCAGTTGTTTATTTTCTACCTTTAATATAAAGAATATGTGCAATTTTTTTACCCACATGAGcacaaacatgtgtgtgtgcgtgtgtgtggatggattcacacaaacacaaatacatgttttaaaagtaAACAGATGTAACTGTAAAGTAATTGTAATGaattaatgatttataaatGAAGTATTCAATGCAGGACAAACATGAGCAGAGAAAATGGAAggaaaacagaaactgaaatcATGCTATTCTATTATTTTACTGAAAATGAAACGAAGAACAGTCTTTTTTGTTCAGAGTGGTGGTTTTGCTGTCTTACACTTAGGGATTGTTGTTGGCTCAGTTACCACCTTTAGGTCTTCTGTCCTGctatttcagtgacat from Thunnus maccoyii chromosome 3, fThuMac1.1, whole genome shotgun sequence includes these protein-coding regions:
- the apof gene encoding uncharacterized protein apof; translation: MFSKLKWLIVIQLLLNEQALCRVPPPLALRKTLLPETDIHEVGEKTTKQDDQALRGSRLQLSLSSAEKPGPVSAVGQKEERVQSAEHVISVLRAKLQGQIQDHLHIEGNVSCGDLLSASTVDDPLSSVFPQELLGLSLVPVLVVAGCPQEAQTLVLKLYDLLGVTDTEELLMEVEDLIKRRMSKSTSMPTPASTASTSERDQAGHHLEALMFNIQQLAVMGEGTMGQGTSKHEERCEGWTRVNGTILVGTAVDGATGGLEEAVDTCERLGVLCAGVTRSGLHKPGKYEAVLKKGSRILPSESPESECWIRQCSAEEDVSIPAASGGRMRRSTQRSCINKSEERVYNVMEWIPAVSTLYNLGTAVYYASVNCSETAKERAILSAVDLGTDALMVATGGTAGVAGYALGAGVKTGVKAGVRYLLNSMKDEDDVLVNQFSWEEGVITVQ